Proteins encoded in a region of the Flavobacterium sp. MDT1-60 genome:
- the ffh gene encoding signal recognition particle protein yields the protein MFDNLSDKLDKAFHILKGHGKITEVNVADTLKEVRRALLDADVNFKIAKDFTTKVKEKAIGQDVLTTLQPGQLLVKLVKDELTELMGGDVAGINLSGTPSVILMSGLQGSGKTTFSGKLANFLKTKKNKKPLLVACDIYRPAAINQLHVVGDQIDVEVYSEPENKNPVEIAQNAIKHAKANGFNVVIVDTAGRLAVDKEMMDEIARVHKAIQPQETLFVVDAMTGQDAVNTAKAFNDILNFDGVILTKLDGDTRGGAAISIKSVVNKPIKFVGTGEKMEAIDVFYPDRMAERILGMGDVVSLVERAQEQFDEEEARKLQKKIAKNEFGFDDFLTQIQQVKKMGNMKDLVGMIPGASKAMKDVEIEDDAFKHIEAIIHSMTPIERSKPAIIDVKRKARIAKGSGTKVEQVNQLMKQFDQMSKMMKMMQGPGGKNLMKMMGGMKGMPGGMPR from the coding sequence ATGTTTGATAATTTAAGTGATAAGTTAGATAAAGCGTTCCATATATTAAAAGGACACGGTAAAATTACAGAAGTAAACGTTGCCGATACCTTAAAAGAAGTTCGTCGTGCCTTATTAGACGCCGATGTTAACTTTAAAATTGCCAAAGACTTTACAACTAAAGTAAAAGAAAAAGCAATTGGTCAGGACGTTTTAACAACACTTCAGCCAGGACAATTATTGGTGAAGTTGGTAAAAGATGAGTTGACTGAATTAATGGGTGGCGATGTTGCCGGAATTAATCTTTCAGGAACTCCATCTGTGATCTTAATGTCGGGATTGCAAGGTTCTGGTAAAACGACTTTCTCAGGAAAATTAGCCAACTTTTTAAAAACTAAGAAAAATAAAAAACCACTTCTTGTAGCGTGTGATATCTACCGTCCGGCGGCGATTAATCAGTTGCATGTTGTGGGAGACCAAATAGATGTTGAGGTTTACTCAGAACCGGAAAATAAAAATCCTGTTGAAATTGCTCAAAACGCAATCAAACATGCAAAAGCAAACGGTTTTAATGTCGTTATTGTCGATACAGCTGGTCGTTTAGCAGTAGACAAAGAAATGATGGATGAAATTGCTCGTGTTCATAAAGCAATTCAGCCTCAGGAAACTTTGTTTGTTGTAGATGCCATGACAGGACAAGATGCGGTAAATACAGCAAAAGCTTTCAATGATATCCTGAATTTTGATGGAGTTATTTTAACGAAATTAGATGGTGATACTCGTGGTGGAGCAGCAATCTCAATTAAATCTGTTGTAAACAAACCAATCAAATTTGTGGGTACAGGCGAGAAGATGGAAGCAATTGATGTTTTCTATCCGGATCGTATGGCTGAGCGTATTTTGGGTATGGGTGACGTTGTGTCGCTTGTAGAAAGAGCGCAGGAACAATTTGATGAAGAAGAAGCAAGAAAACTTCAAAAGAAAATCGCTAAAAACGAATTTGGTTTTGATGATTTCTTAACACAAATTCAGCAAGTAAAGAAAATGGGTAATATGAAAGACCTGGTAGGAATGATACCAGGTGCTTCAAAAGCCATGAAAGATGTAGAAATCGAAGATGATGCTTTCAAACATATTGAGGCAATCATTCACTCGATGACGCCAATCGAAAGAAGCAAACCTGCCATTATCGATGTAAAAAGGAAGGCCAGAATCGCTAAAGGTTCCGGAACTAAAGTCGAGCAAGTAAATCAGTTAATGAAGCAATTCGACCAAATGAGCAAAATGATGAAGATGATGCAAGGTCCGGGCGGAAAAAACCTGATGAAAATGATGGGAGGCATGAAAGGAATGCCAGGCGGAATGCCGAGATAA
- a CDS encoding bifunctional 5,10-methylenetetrahydrofolate dehydrogenase/5,10-methenyltetrahydrofolate cyclohydrolase — MQLLDGKKTAEDIKNEIAAEVQSIKAAGGKVPHLAAVIVGSNGASLTYVGSKVKSCQQIGFDSTLVALPQDITEADLLAKIKELNEDDNLDGYIVQLPLPKHIDEQKILLAIDPDKDVDGFHPTNFGRMALEMESFIPATPFGIMELLERYKVETSGKHTVVIGRSHIVGRPMSILMSRKGNPGDSTVTLTHSRTKNLAEFTKNADIIITALGVPEFLKGDMVKDGVVIVDVGITRVDDASNAKGYVIKGDVDFDEVSKKASFITPVPGGVGPMTIAMLLKNTLLARKMRSARK, encoded by the coding sequence ATGCAACTACTAGACGGTAAAAAAACAGCAGAAGACATTAAAAACGAAATCGCAGCCGAAGTTCAATCCATAAAAGCAGCGGGAGGAAAAGTCCCTCATTTAGCAGCGGTTATTGTTGGGAGTAATGGAGCAAGTTTAACTTACGTAGGAAGTAAAGTAAAATCTTGCCAGCAAATTGGTTTCGATTCAACTCTGGTAGCTTTGCCTCAAGATATTACCGAAGCAGATTTATTAGCTAAAATTAAGGAGTTAAATGAAGATGATAATCTTGACGGATATATCGTTCAGTTGCCTTTGCCAAAACATATTGACGAACAAAAAATTCTTTTAGCCATCGATCCTGACAAAGATGTAGACGGTTTTCACCCAACAAACTTCGGAAGAATGGCATTGGAAATGGAAAGCTTTATCCCGGCAACACCATTCGGAATTATGGAATTGTTGGAGCGTTACAAAGTAGAAACTTCTGGAAAACATACTGTAGTAATTGGAAGAAGCCATATCGTAGGCCGACCAATGAGTATTTTAATGAGCCGTAAAGGAAATCCTGGAGATTCAACAGTTACGCTGACACATAGCCGTACTAAAAACTTGGCAGAATTTACTAAAAATGCTGATATTATTATTACAGCTTTAGGAGTTCCTGAATTTTTAAAGGGAGATATGGTGAAAGACGGAGTTGTAATTGTTGATGTTGGAATTACTCGTGTAGATGATGCATCAAACGCAAAAGGTTATGTAATAAAAGGTGACGTTGATTTTGACGAAGTAAGCAAAAAAGCATCTTTCATTACACCAGTTCCGGGTGGAGTAGGACCAATGACCATCGCGATGTTACTTAAAAATACGCTTCTAGCGCGTAAAATGAGAAGCGCAAGAAAATAA
- a CDS encoding magnesium transporter CorA family protein, whose product MKAFYTNNNGFKEIPKWNPNSWINIEAPTEAEKKYLLEELQIPEAFYNDIEDIDERPRIEIEDGWTLIIMRVPIKSEDIKLPFQTIPLGVIFKDEICVIITFYRTEVISDFALYSQRKNIEVKDNADLVLRLLLSSSVWYLKYLKQINQKIKLAEDNLEKSIKNEELQALLQIEKCLVFFITSLKANDVLFHRIKNLKAYKANYDSDLLEDVEIELSQAQDTANIYSNILTGMMDAYASVISNNMNNIMKQMTSISIILMIPTLIASLYGMNVPNGLEESKYGIWILLLISVVLSAFGVFLFKRRRWF is encoded by the coding sequence ATGAAAGCCTTTTACACAAACAATAACGGATTTAAAGAAATACCTAAATGGAATCCAAACAGTTGGATTAACATTGAAGCACCAACAGAAGCAGAAAAAAAATATTTACTGGAAGAACTGCAGATTCCCGAAGCATTTTACAATGACATTGAGGATATTGACGAAAGACCTCGTATTGAGATAGAAGATGGCTGGACATTAATTATAATGCGCGTTCCTATAAAAAGTGAAGACATAAAACTTCCTTTTCAAACCATTCCTCTGGGTGTAATTTTTAAAGATGAAATATGTGTTATAATAACATTTTACAGAACAGAAGTTATCTCCGATTTTGCACTTTATTCACAGCGTAAAAATATTGAAGTCAAAGATAATGCTGATTTAGTTTTGCGATTACTGCTTTCGTCAAGTGTCTGGTATTTAAAATATTTGAAACAAATAAATCAGAAAATAAAATTAGCCGAAGATAATTTAGAGAAATCTATTAAAAATGAAGAATTGCAAGCATTGCTACAAATCGAAAAATGTTTAGTATTCTTTATCACATCATTAAAAGCAAACGATGTTTTATTTCATCGAATTAAAAACTTAAAAGCGTACAAAGCAAACTATGATTCTGATTTGCTGGAAGATGTTGAGATAGAATTAAGCCAGGCGCAGGACACGGCAAATATTTACAGCAATATTTTGACCGGAATGATGGACGCGTATGCTTCGGTAATTTCTAACAACATGAATAATATTATGAAACAGATGACTTCAATTTCTATTATTTTGATGATTCCGACATTAATCGCCAGTTTATATGGAATGAACGTCCCAAATGGTCTTGAAGAAAGTAAATATGGCATTTGGATTCTTCTTTTAATTTCGGTCGTTTTATCTGCTTTTGGAGTGTTCTTGTTCAAACGAAGAAGATGGTTTTAA
- a CDS encoding transcriptional regulator: MGIIDKLNKDFESRVRLGIMSILMVNEWVDFTEMKTLLNITDGNLASHASALEKSEYIVVKKEFVGKKPKTSYSVTERGRLAFKEHLSYLEKLMKS; encoded by the coding sequence ATGGGAATTATTGATAAATTAAATAAAGATTTTGAAAGCCGTGTCAGATTGGGAATTATGTCCATTCTGATGGTGAATGAATGGGTAGATTTTACCGAAATGAAAACCTTATTGAATATAACAGATGGTAATTTGGCCAGTCATGCTTCAGCGCTTGAAAAATCAGAATATATTGTAGTGAAGAAAGAGTTTGTTGGTAAAAAGCCAAAAACGTCTTATAGTGTTACCGAAAGAGGTCGTTTGGCCTTTAAAGAACACTTATCGTACCTTGAAAAATTAATGAAATCCTAA
- a CDS encoding DUF4173 domain-containing protein: MKKHHIIFACSLIFLLLFYKEDLGVNLSIFGLVLTGFVCYFFQDRFSERSHLILVVTSVLSCLAFAWYGDFASFLALAMSVLFLQFKTQDPKLKIVQIFPLVFLNGITSLGRVLMFKQWLPEKKIHNNFAKKLVAFFVIPAIFLVLFFIVYSFGSNHFSSLFTDYTLDINLGNLIIIGILGFYISFSFWNYWVPEVCYEKNELLDNEFSNIAEVKNQNTFSFLDLDFERKSGVITLILLNLMLLVFIVTYNYEQFFEVVEKSNLSADTHQRVNSVIFSILMAVGVIMFYFKGGFNFDKKAVHLKTLAKIWIVLNGLLIVSAFIKNSEYVSYFGLTYKRLGVYAFLILAIIGLVYVFFKITKQKTNAYLINQMVWYFYATVLLCSYVNWGNLITNYNISVNKTVEPRFLSDLNFNDDARREYFLKNNLDGKSTEIRREEIIDEYQNTTFLSKALYYEFLNKKK; encoded by the coding sequence ATGAAAAAACATCACATTATTTTTGCTTGCAGTTTGATTTTCTTGCTGCTTTTTTACAAAGAAGATCTAGGCGTTAACCTGTCAATTTTTGGGCTTGTTTTAACCGGTTTTGTTTGTTACTTCTTCCAGGACCGTTTTTCTGAAAGATCACATTTGATCTTAGTCGTCACATCGGTTCTATCTTGTTTGGCTTTTGCCTGGTACGGAGACTTTGCTTCTTTTTTAGCATTGGCAATGTCTGTTCTTTTTTTACAGTTTAAAACGCAGGATCCAAAACTGAAAATAGTTCAGATTTTCCCACTCGTATTTCTAAACGGAATTACTTCACTGGGACGCGTTTTAATGTTTAAACAATGGCTTCCGGAAAAGAAAATCCATAATAATTTTGCCAAGAAATTAGTTGCTTTCTTTGTTATTCCGGCTATTTTTCTTGTACTATTTTTTATAGTGTATTCTTTCGGAAGTAACCATTTCTCTTCTTTATTTACAGATTACACTTTAGATATCAATCTTGGAAATCTTATAATAATTGGAATTCTGGGTTTCTATATTTCATTTAGTTTCTGGAATTATTGGGTTCCTGAAGTTTGTTATGAAAAAAATGAACTTTTGGATAATGAATTCAGCAATATAGCCGAAGTCAAAAATCAAAATACATTTTCGTTTCTTGATCTGGACTTCGAGAGAAAAAGTGGTGTGATCACTTTAATACTATTAAATTTAATGCTTTTGGTATTTATTGTAACCTACAATTACGAACAGTTTTTTGAGGTCGTAGAAAAATCAAATTTAAGTGCTGATACACATCAAAGAGTAAATTCAGTAATCTTTTCAATTCTTATGGCGGTGGGAGTAATTATGTTTTATTTTAAAGGCGGATTCAATTTTGATAAAAAAGCAGTTCACCTTAAAACACTGGCTAAAATTTGGATTGTCTTAAATGGTCTTTTAATTGTAAGTGCCTTTATTAAAAATTCAGAATATGTGTCATATTTCGGATTAACTTATAAACGATTAGGCGTTTACGCTTTTTTAATTTTGGCCATTATAGGTTTAGTGTATGTTTTTTTTAAAATTACAAAGCAAAAAACAAATGCTTATCTCATCAATCAAATGGTATGGTATTTTTATGCAACAGTTCTTTTATGTAGTTATGTAAACTGGGGTAATTTAATTACGAATTACAATATTTCAGTAAATAAAACCGTAGAGCCAAGATTTTTAAGTGACCTGAATTTTAATGACGATGCCCGCCGCGAATATTTTTTAAAAAATAATTTAGACGGAAAATCAACTGAAATTAGAAGAGAAGAGATAATTGATGAATATCAAAACACGACGTTTTTGTCAAAAGCTTTATATTATGAGTTTTTAAATAAGAAGAAATAG
- a CDS encoding HAMP domain-containing sensor histidine kinase, with translation MEWDSTLVYSMKQLSKSNALELNDYCHYFRAVSFLRKNLFDEAKNELKLVSGKFIFYHNVTFFLGEIALQQNEFEIALRYFNSIEKLAESTYDFKKSVVLQNIGSCYLHLNKFQKAETYLIKNSKSQEVQNDTLLLVESYLLLANLYYVQYKDDQAIPYFEKAYNLSKKVKSFDIKRMAAKNMAAVEENRKNFPLALVYRKEYETWKDSLNDQNKVWAIADLEKKLAVKQKQKEVDVLAAENKVKVAERNGFIISSVLLFVLFGTGVYFYRQKTKNNRIILAQRNELDELNATKDKLFSIVSHDLRSSVNALKMSNNKLIENLKNKNFTELDVLLHNNSTIANGAYNLLDNLLNWALLQTKKAYFFQESLHLATIVQHVEYNYKPLMLNKNINFENNVSAEDYVFADLDSIKIIIRNLLDNAIKFSKENGKISIYSRTPSEEFCYLVIEDTGIGMNKSVQEELLKETILLSKKKNDDTIGTGLGMQLCKSLIRKNEGKLEIESEENVGTKIIIIVPKFKNHG, from the coding sequence ATGGAATGGGATTCAACTTTAGTTTATTCTATGAAACAACTTAGCAAGAGCAATGCTCTGGAATTAAATGACTATTGTCATTATTTTAGAGCTGTTAGTTTTTTAAGGAAAAATCTTTTTGACGAAGCTAAAAATGAATTAAAACTGGTTTCAGGAAAATTTATTTTTTATCATAATGTAACTTTTTTTTTAGGAGAAATAGCATTACAGCAAAATGAATTTGAAATTGCTTTACGATATTTTAATAGCATTGAAAAATTAGCTGAAAGCACTTATGATTTTAAAAAAAGCGTTGTTTTACAGAATATTGGCTCATGTTACTTACATCTTAATAAATTTCAAAAAGCTGAAACGTATTTAATTAAAAATTCTAAATCACAAGAGGTTCAAAACGATACTTTGTTACTTGTAGAATCTTATCTACTTCTTGCTAATTTGTATTATGTCCAATATAAAGATGATCAGGCAATACCTTACTTTGAGAAAGCCTACAATCTTTCTAAAAAGGTAAAATCATTTGATATTAAAAGAATGGCTGCAAAAAATATGGCAGCCGTAGAAGAAAATAGAAAAAATTTCCCCTTAGCTTTAGTTTACAGAAAAGAATACGAAACCTGGAAAGATTCTTTAAACGATCAAAATAAAGTTTGGGCAATAGCAGATCTTGAAAAGAAACTTGCCGTAAAACAAAAGCAAAAAGAAGTTGATGTACTTGCAGCAGAAAATAAAGTAAAAGTAGCCGAAAGAAATGGTTTTATCATTTCTTCGGTTTTGCTTTTTGTATTGTTTGGAACAGGAGTTTATTTTTACCGACAAAAAACTAAAAATAATAGAATTATCCTGGCACAGCGAAATGAACTGGATGAACTGAATGCTACAAAGGATAAATTATTCTCTATTGTGAGCCATGATTTACGATCTTCGGTAAATGCACTGAAAATGAGCAATAATAAATTAATAGAAAATCTCAAAAATAAAAATTTTACTGAGCTTGATGTCCTGCTACATAATAATAGTACAATTGCTAATGGAGCTTATAACTTATTAGATAATTTACTGAATTGGGCATTATTACAAACTAAAAAAGCTTACTTTTTTCAGGAATCACTTCATTTGGCGACCATTGTGCAGCACGTAGAATACAATTATAAACCATTGATGCTGAACAAGAATATTAATTTTGAAAACAATGTCTCGGCTGAAGATTATGTGTTTGCAGATTTGGATTCGATAAAAATTATTATCAGAAATCTGTTAGACAATGCGATTAAATTTTCAAAAGAAAACGGCAAAATTTCAATTTATAGCCGCACTCCATCAGAAGAGTTTTGTTATTTGGTTATTGAAGATACTGGAATTGGGATGAATAAGTCGGTGCAGGAAGAACTCTTGAAGGAAACTATTTTACTTTCTAAAAAGAAAAATGATGACACAATAGGAACCGGATTGGGAATGCAGTTGTGTAAGAGTCTGATTCGTAAAAATGAAGGAAAACTAGAGATAGAAAGTGAAGAAAATGTTGGAACTAAAATTATTATAATAGTACCAAAGTTTAAAAATCATGGATAA
- a CDS encoding LytTR family DNA-binding domain-containing protein — protein sequence MDNINILIIEDTFSESDRLIKVLIENNYTVVGVATTYNEALLLFYNNVVDLVVIDVYLDGKPDGISFAETLNTVPDALRPFVFLTNSREREIFDRAKLTRPFSFLLKPYNELELLYALEMAIEKFYGQNNVFTGKNQNAVMSDKYLFIKKNKALKKVRTEDISYVEVEDRYCNIITETEKFVILISLTKILELLDPVKFIRTHRNYIVNSNKIIEIVLSDNLVVLKGNFKVTLSEKYKDFVSKFRVLK from the coding sequence ATGGATAATATTAATATACTCATTATCGAAGATACTTTTTCAGAAAGTGACAGGCTGATAAAAGTACTTATTGAGAATAACTATACTGTTGTTGGTGTTGCCACTACCTATAATGAAGCACTTTTATTGTTTTATAATAATGTAGTCGATCTCGTTGTAATAGATGTTTACTTAGATGGCAAGCCAGACGGCATATCATTCGCAGAAACGCTTAATACGGTTCCCGATGCGCTGAGACCTTTTGTTTTTTTAACAAACTCAAGAGAACGCGAAATTTTTGACAGGGCAAAACTCACTCGGCCTTTTAGTTTTTTATTAAAACCTTACAATGAATTAGAACTTTTGTACGCGCTGGAAATGGCGATTGAGAAATTCTACGGACAGAATAACGTTTTTACGGGCAAAAATCAAAATGCCGTAATGAGTGATAAGTATCTTTTTATAAAGAAAAATAAAGCGCTTAAAAAAGTAAGAACGGAAGATATTTCATATGTCGAAGTCGAAGACAGATATTGTAATATAATTACAGAAACTGAAAAATTTGTAATTCTCATATCGTTAACCAAGATACTGGAACTTTTAGATCCGGTAAAATTTATAAGAACACATCGTAATTATATTGTGAACTCAAATAAAATCATTGAAATTGTTTTGAGTGATAATCTGGTTGTGCTGAAAGGAAATTTTAAAGTTACTTTAAGTGAAAAGTATAAAGACTTTGTGAGTAAGTTTCGGGTATTAAAATAA
- the rluF gene encoding 23S rRNA pseudouridine(2604) synthase RluF, translating to MEENLKRLNKFIGETGYCSRREADKLIEEGRVTINGVVPEMGTKVSPDDEIRIDGKLIVEKHEKLVYLAFNKPVGIECTTNLEVRNNIVDYINYPKRIFPIGRLDKASEGLIFMTNDGDIVNKILRARNNHEKEYTVTVNKPITDRFIQRMGNGVPILDTVTRKCKVEQISKHTFKIILTQGLNRQIRRMCEYLGYDVTALKRIRIINISLDIPVGRYRDLTDDEIKELNHLIEPSSKTEEASLPKAEAPKRRTEFISEHDPRFKKKGDY from the coding sequence ATGGAAGAGAATTTAAAACGTCTGAATAAATTTATTGGAGAAACTGGCTATTGTTCACGTCGTGAGGCCGATAAATTAATTGAAGAAGGACGCGTAACGATAAATGGAGTTGTACCGGAAATGGGGACCAAAGTTTCGCCAGATGATGAAATACGCATAGACGGAAAATTAATCGTGGAGAAGCACGAAAAATTAGTGTATTTGGCTTTCAACAAACCAGTTGGAATTGAATGTACTACCAACTTAGAAGTTCGAAATAATATTGTTGATTATATTAATTACCCAAAACGTATTTTTCCGATTGGAAGATTGGATAAAGCCAGTGAGGGATTAATTTTTATGACCAATGATGGTGATATTGTAAACAAGATTTTACGCGCCAGAAACAATCACGAAAAAGAATATACGGTGACGGTTAATAAACCAATCACGGATCGTTTTATACAAAGAATGGGAAATGGTGTTCCGATTTTGGATACCGTTACCAGAAAATGTAAAGTAGAACAAATTAGTAAACACACATTCAAAATTATTTTGACACAAGGTTTAAATCGCCAGATTCGTAGAATGTGTGAATATTTGGGTTATGATGTAACGGCGTTGAAACGTATCCGAATTATAAATATTTCTTTGGATATTCCTGTTGGGCGCTATCGCGATTTGACGGATGATGAAATCAAAGAGTTAAATCATTTGATTGAGCCGTCAAGCAAAACAGAAGAAGCAAGTTTACCAAAAGCGGAAGCCCCAAAACGAAGAACAGAATTTATTTCAGAACACGATCCCAGATTTAAGAAAAAAGGAGATTATTAA
- a CDS encoding antibiotic biosynthesis monooxygenase: MIAVIFEVIPNEGKKEEYLDIAASLRPELDHIEGFISIERFQSFSNPEKVLSLSFWKDEESIQQWRNLEMHRHAQAKGRNEVFKDYHLRIAHVVRDYGMFDRKETPVDSSEFHS; encoded by the coding sequence ATGATAGCTGTAATTTTTGAAGTCATTCCGAACGAAGGAAAAAAAGAAGAATATCTGGATATCGCTGCAAGCCTGCGACCAGAATTAGATCACATTGAAGGATTTATTTCGATAGAACGTTTTCAGAGTTTTAGCAATCCCGAAAAGGTTTTGTCTTTGTCTTTTTGGAAAGATGAAGAAAGTATTCAACAATGGAGAAATCTGGAAATGCATCGTCATGCTCAGGCAAAAGGACGAAATGAAGTCTTTAAAGATTATCATTTGAGAATTGCTCACGTTGTTCGGGATTATGGAATGTTTGACAGGAAAGAGACACCTGTTGATAGCTCTGAGTTTCATTCTTAA
- a CDS encoding cytochrome P450, with the protein MSSTLFLQSDIHDPYSTYKSMLEKHPVYWDETNKIWTIYSYEYCVEILKNKNAQIPVGNPKNEQKLNEYALKILDNLTRLSNGIQHEISKEIAMLMFSNMKSIDIREITSSLIKSDLVNYKIDWVNSVSKKLPIYVLLKSFGFEENDCEFISEKIESLVKIMLPQKTEEQVLFINRNSEKFYSLVEKHLSSLSFYNSLLIKISNQYNLSSKEIVPIVVSNFIGLCIQSYDAGRGILSNSLLQIIQHETFSNRTEIEKSVIETLRFDPPIHNTRRIATEDFYIGESLIKKGDSILIVLASANYDSEKFEDAMNFDIERINNNENLTFGIGGHMCLAKYFSIHLATEALWFLFQSNKSISLLENQIQYEPLINARLPKEIWISIQ; encoded by the coding sequence ATGTCTTCCACTTTATTTCTTCAATCTGATATTCATGATCCATATTCGACATATAAATCAATGTTGGAAAAACATCCTGTTTATTGGGATGAAACAAACAAAATCTGGACGATTTATTCTTATGAATATTGTGTAGAAATTCTCAAAAATAAAAATGCACAAATTCCAGTTGGAAATCCCAAAAATGAACAAAAGCTCAATGAATATGCTCTGAAAATTCTTGATAATTTGACCCGTTTATCAAATGGCATACAACATGAAATCTCAAAAGAAATTGCGATGCTGATGTTTTCAAATATGAAATCAATTGACATCCGGGAAATCACTTCATCCTTAATAAAAAGTGATTTAGTTAATTATAAAATCGATTGGGTTAATTCCGTTAGTAAAAAATTGCCGATTTATGTCCTATTAAAAAGTTTTGGCTTTGAAGAAAATGATTGTGAATTTATTTCAGAGAAAATAGAATCTCTTGTCAAAATTATGCTTCCGCAGAAAACGGAAGAACAAGTACTATTCATTAATAGGAACTCGGAAAAATTCTATTCTTTAGTTGAAAAACATCTTTCTTCCTTATCATTTTACAATTCTTTATTAATTAAAATTTCTAATCAATATAATCTTTCATCAAAAGAAATTGTTCCGATTGTAGTTAGTAATTTTATTGGTTTGTGTATTCAAAGTTATGATGCCGGTCGTGGAATTCTGAGTAATTCCTTATTACAAATTATTCAACACGAAACATTTTCGAATAGAACTGAAATAGAAAAATCGGTTATTGAAACCTTACGCTTTGATCCTCCAATTCATAATACAAGGCGAATTGCAACTGAAGATTTTTACATCGGCGAAAGCCTTATTAAAAAAGGAGATTCGATATTAATTGTGCTGGCTTCCGCTAATTATGATTCTGAAAAGTTTGAAGATGCAATGAATTTTGACATTGAAAGAATAAACAATAATGAAAATCTCACTTTCGGAATTGGTGGTCATATGTGCCTGGCAAAATATTTTTCGATTCATTTGGCAACTGAAGCTTTGTGGTTTTTATTTCAAAGCAATAAATCCATTTCATTATTGGAAAATCAAATTCAATATGAACCACTAATAAATGCCAGATTACCAAAAGAAATCTGGATTTCAATCCAATAA
- a CDS encoding helix-turn-helix transcriptional regulator, which yields MEDQFIKTATLIGDATRASILWNLLDGRAFTATELAIAVETSAQNISMHLGKLLDANLICVEKQGRHKYYRFSNKEVAYAVEAMANLIPKPKVSTKKKSEEYPPVKYCRTCYDHLAGKIGVALADSLLEQKIIIEKNGLFEISSEGKKWFSDFGINLEEAQKQKRIFLKPCLDWCERRNHIAGSIGALLLNKMITEDWLRRNKNSRAVTITGKGEKELLKNFKIVI from the coding sequence ATGGAAGATCAATTTATAAAAACAGCAACCTTAATTGGTGATGCAACCCGCGCCTCAATTTTGTGGAATTTACTTGACGGAAGAGCCTTTACCGCAACCGAATTAGCCATTGCAGTTGAGACATCAGCACAAAACATCAGCATGCATTTAGGAAAATTGCTGGATGCCAATTTGATTTGTGTTGAAAAACAAGGACGTCATAAATATTATAGATTTTCTAATAAAGAAGTTGCCTACGCTGTCGAAGCCATGGCGAATCTTATTCCGAAGCCTAAAGTTTCTACGAAGAAGAAATCCGAAGAGTATCCTCCAGTAAAATACTGCAGAACTTGTTATGATCATTTAGCGGGAAAAATTGGTGTTGCCTTAGCTGATAGTCTATTGGAACAAAAAATAATTATCGAAAAGAATGGACTTTTTGAGATTTCATCTGAAGGGAAAAAATGGTTTTCAGATTTTGGGATTAATCTAGAAGAAGCTCAAAAACAAAAAAGAATCTTCTTAAAACCCTGTTTAGACTGGTGCGAAAGAAGAAATCATATTGCCGGTTCCATCGGAGCATTATTATTAAATAAAATGATAACAGAAGATTGGCTCAGAAGAAATAAAAATTCAAGAGCTGTAACAATAACGGGAAAAGGAGAAAAGGAGCTACTTAAGAATTTTAAGATCGTTATTTAG